A section of the Synergistales bacterium genome encodes:
- a CDS encoding aspartate aminotransferase family protein: MELVEEDKSVVAAASRVPYYPLAVKRGRGAEVEDMDGNRYIDFLSSAAALNTGHCHPRVVEAVKEQAEELLLYTAVYMYHEPLVRLSRRLCSVTPGDFRKRVIYGLSGSDANDGMIKLARWYTGRSKIIAFQRSYHGTTYGAMTLSALSLNMRRRMGPMLPEVYHFPSPDPYRTPVPMSEEEAARYHIGRLEEAFANYIPPEEVAAVIVEPIQGDAGLVIPPQGFLQRLRELCDEHGILFVSEEVQQGFGRTGRWFGIEHFDVVPDAVILGKSIASGMPLSAIVARAEIMEQWQPPAHCFTCAGHPVGCRAALATLDVIEEEGLVERSERLGARAMQELGNMQEEFELIGDVRGRGLSIGVDLVKNRATRERNTEAAAKICYWAWQNGLILSFFSGSVLRIQPPLVIAERELDTGLRIIRSAIEAYLRDEIPDSVLETVKGW, from the coding sequence ATGGAACTCGTCGAAGAGGATAAGAGCGTTGTTGCGGCGGCATCGCGGGTGCCCTACTATCCGCTGGCGGTGAAGCGGGGGAGAGGGGCCGAGGTGGAGGACATGGACGGCAATCGCTATATCGATTTCCTCTCCAGCGCCGCCGCCCTGAATACGGGACACTGCCACCCCAGGGTTGTGGAGGCGGTGAAGGAGCAGGCCGAAGAGCTGCTCCTCTATACGGCCGTCTATATGTACCACGAGCCTCTGGTGCGCCTCAGCCGGCGCCTCTGCAGCGTTACCCCCGGCGATTTCCGGAAACGGGTGATCTACGGGCTATCCGGGTCGGATGCCAACGATGGGATGATCAAGCTGGCCCGGTGGTACACTGGCCGGAGCAAGATCATCGCCTTTCAGCGCTCCTACCACGGCACCACCTACGGAGCCATGACGCTCAGTGCGTTGAGTCTCAATATGCGGCGCAGGATGGGGCCGATGCTCCCGGAGGTGTACCACTTTCCTTCGCCCGATCCCTATCGGACGCCGGTCCCCATGTCCGAGGAGGAGGCCGCCCGCTACCATATCGGCCGGCTGGAGGAGGCCTTTGCGAACTATATCCCGCCGGAAGAGGTCGCCGCGGTGATCGTCGAACCGATCCAGGGCGATGCGGGGCTCGTTATTCCTCCGCAGGGGTTTCTGCAACGCCTGCGGGAGCTCTGCGACGAACACGGGATACTGTTCGTTTCCGAAGAGGTCCAGCAGGGCTTTGGGCGCACCGGCCGATGGTTTGGGATCGAGCACTTCGACGTGGTGCCCGACGCCGTGATCCTCGGCAAATCGATCGCCTCCGGCATGCCCTTGAGCGCCATCGTCGCCAGAGCGGAGATCATGGAGCAATGGCAGCCGCCTGCCCACTGCTTCACCTGTGCGGGGCATCCGGTGGGCTGCCGTGCTGCGCTCGCTACGCTGGATGTCATCGAGGAGGAGGGCTTGGTGGAACGGTCCGAACGCCTCGGTGCCCGTGCGATGCAGGAGCTCGGAAACATGCAGGAGGAGTTTGAGCTGATTGGAGATGTCCGGGGCAGAGGGCTCTCCATCGGTGTAGACCTGGTGAAAAACCGGGCCACCAGAGAGCGGAACACCGAAGCGGCGGCCAAGATCTGCTACTGGGCCTGGCAGAACGGGTTGATCCTCTCCTTTTTCAGCGGGTCGGTGCTCCGCATCCAGCCGCCGCTGGTGATCGCCGAACGCGAACTCGATACGGGACTGCGGATCATCCGCAGCGCCATCGAGGCCTATCTGCGGGACGAGATCCCCGATTCCGTTTTGGAGACAGTAAAGGGGTGGTAA
- a CDS encoding D-cysteine desulfhydrase family protein codes for MRNRLPLENRIHLGRLPTPLHELTRLGAELGGPRIFAKRDDLTGMAISGNKIRKLEYVGKQARDGGATVLITCGGVQSNHCRATAAAAALLGMKSHLVLNGEKPSVPEGNNFLDFLFGAACTYEPDAGLLDMEQRMESVAEGYRAKGEVPFVIPLGASDATGVLGYINAMEEMAQQCAHQGIKPDYVLAATGSGGTLAGMAAGLRYSGLAAEAVGMSVAFAASAVREKVDGLVEEVTAQWKIPELKDGHYSVYDGYIGAGYGATTDEQLVFIRRVAELEGIIVDPVYTGKALFGLRGEIRAGRFGPEDTVVFIHTGGAFGLFPYRRQLVDACGG; via the coding sequence ATGCGGAACAGACTCCCTCTGGAGAATCGTATCCATCTCGGCAGGCTTCCCACGCCGCTCCACGAGTTGACGCGCCTTGGAGCGGAACTGGGAGGGCCGAGGATATTCGCGAAACGGGACGACCTGACCGGAATGGCGATTTCCGGCAACAAGATCCGAAAGCTCGAATACGTCGGCAAACAGGCCCGGGACGGAGGCGCCACGGTGCTGATCACCTGCGGCGGGGTCCAGTCCAACCACTGTCGGGCCACGGCGGCCGCTGCAGCCCTACTGGGGATGAAAAGCCATCTTGTCCTCAATGGCGAGAAACCCTCCGTTCCTGAAGGGAACAACTTTCTCGATTTTCTGTTCGGTGCGGCATGCACCTACGAACCGGATGCCGGCCTGCTCGACATGGAGCAACGGATGGAGAGCGTCGCCGAGGGATACCGCGCCAAGGGCGAGGTCCCCTTTGTGATTCCTCTGGGTGCATCTGACGCCACCGGTGTCCTCGGCTATATCAATGCCATGGAGGAGATGGCTCAACAGTGCGCGCACCAGGGGATCAAGCCGGACTATGTCCTGGCGGCTACCGGTTCGGGAGGAACGCTCGCCGGCATGGCCGCCGGACTGCGCTACAGCGGGCTTGCGGCTGAAGCTGTGGGCATGAGTGTGGCCTTTGCCGCGTCCGCAGTACGAGAGAAGGTGGATGGCCTGGTCGAGGAGGTGACCGCCCAGTGGAAGATTCCGGAGCTGAAGGATGGGCACTACAGCGTCTATGACGGGTATATCGGGGCCGGATACGGGGCGACCACCGACGAACAGCTTGTCTTCATCCGGCGTGTGGCCGAGCTGGAGGGGATCATCGTCGATCCTGTCTATACGGGCAAGGCGCTGTTCGGCTTGCGCGGGGAGATCCGTGCCGGACGCTTCGGTCCCGAAGATACGGTGGTATTCATCCACACCGGCGGTGCCTTTGGCCTCTTCCCCTACCGTCGGCAGCTTGTGGACGCCTGCGGCGGGTAG
- a CDS encoding YgeY family selenium metabolism-linked hydrolase: MLQQQRETELVELCGKAVRTPSPSGQESAVADIVAAAMGRLGFDSVERDRLGNVVGTIDGGNPGATVLFEGHMDHVDIGDRDAWSREPFGAEEVDGRIYGRGTSDMKGSLTAMICAAAFLREDLGNTLPGRLCVAGSVHEECFEGVASREISAAVEPDFVVIGEPSGLSLKIGQRGRAEVVLETAGVNAHSSSPEKGINAVRTMAALLVEMEHGYDAPEHPLLGKGILEPTDICSAPYPGASVLPHHCRVTFDRRLLPGENREAVLADIREIIDRLSAERPELNATASIAVGRDRCYTGAALEAERFAPAWQFHEGDPVVTAALQGLRDQGQEPAIGHYAFCTNGSHYAGERMIPTVGYGPSPETMAHVKDEYIEREQLKQACCGFYGIARRLLALS, translated from the coding sequence ATGTTGCAGCAGCAACGGGAAACGGAGCTTGTGGAGCTGTGCGGGAAGGCGGTGCGCACGCCGAGCCCTTCAGGGCAGGAGAGTGCGGTGGCCGATATCGTAGCCGCCGCCATGGGGCGTCTCGGTTTCGACAGTGTTGAGCGTGATCGTCTGGGAAATGTAGTGGGGACCATCGATGGCGGGAATCCCGGCGCTACGGTCCTCTTTGAGGGACATATGGACCATGTGGACATCGGCGACAGGGACGCCTGGAGCAGGGAACCCTTCGGCGCCGAGGAGGTGGACGGCCGTATCTACGGGCGCGGCACCAGCGATATGAAAGGCAGTCTGACCGCCATGATCTGCGCAGCGGCCTTTCTCAGGGAAGACCTGGGGAACACCCTGCCGGGGAGGCTCTGTGTGGCCGGCAGCGTGCACGAGGAGTGTTTCGAAGGGGTGGCCTCCCGGGAGATCTCTGCTGCTGTGGAACCGGATTTCGTGGTGATCGGCGAACCCTCGGGGCTCTCTCTCAAGATAGGCCAGCGGGGGCGGGCGGAGGTGGTGCTGGAGACCGCCGGCGTCAATGCCCATTCCTCCAGCCCGGAGAAGGGGATCAACGCGGTGCGGACCATGGCGGCCCTGCTGGTGGAGATGGAACACGGCTACGATGCTCCGGAACACCCCCTTCTGGGAAAGGGGATCCTTGAACCTACCGATATCTGTTCGGCGCCCTACCCCGGAGCCAGTGTGCTGCCCCATCACTGCCGGGTCACCTTCGACAGGAGGCTGCTTCCCGGGGAGAACCGGGAAGCGGTGCTCGCCGACATCCGGGAGATCATCGACAGACTCTCGGCGGAGAGACCTGAACTCAACGCCACGGCGTCCATCGCTGTCGGACGGGACCGCTGCTACACGGGAGCCGCCCTTGAAGCGGAGCGCTTCGCGCCGGCCTGGCAGTTCCACGAGGGCGATCCCGTGGTGACGGCGGCGCTTCAGGGACTGCGTGATCAGGGACAGGAGCCGGCCATCGGGCACTACGCCTTCTGCACCAACGGCAGCCACTATGCAGGAGAGCGAATGATTCCCACTGTAGGGTATGGGCCATCTCCGGAGACCATGGCCCATGTGAAGGATGAGTACATCGAACGGGAGCAGCTGAAACAGGCCTGTTGCGGGTTCTACGGCATAGCACGACGGTTGCTTGCCCTGTCCTAG